A genomic window from Lutra lutra chromosome 17, mLutLut1.2, whole genome shotgun sequence includes:
- the RELB gene encoding transcription factor RelB isoform X1 produces the protein MPSRRVARPSAAPELGALGSADLSSLSLAVSRTTDELEIIDEYIKENGFGLEGAPPGPGEGLPRLVPRGVASLSTVTLGPAAPPPPATPSPWGCSLGRSVPPAPGPGPRPHLVITEQPKQRGMRFRYECEGRSAGSILGESSTEASKTLPAIELRDCGGLREVEVTACLVWKDWPHRVHPHSLVGKDCTDGVCRVRLRPHVSPRHSFNNLGIQCVRKKEIEAAIERKIQLGIDPYNAGSLKNHQEVDMNVVRICFQASYRDQQGQMRRMDPVLSEPVYDKKSTNTSELRICRINKESGPCTGGEELYLLCDKVQKEDISVVFSRASWEGRADFSQADVHRQIAIVFKTPPYEDLEIVEPVTVNVFLQRLTDGVCSEPLPFTYLPRDHDSYGVDKKRKRGIPDVLGELKSSDPHGIESKRRKKKPAFLDHFLPNPSSGPFLPPSALLPDTDFFSGTVSLPGLEPPGGPDLLDDGFAYDDATAPTLFTMLDMLPPAPPLVSTVTGNGAAGPAVGDPSGPEPMTLDSYQAPGPGDGGTASLVGSNMFPNQYREVGFGAGLLSPGPEAT, from the exons ATGCCGAGTCGCCGCGTCGCCAGACCATCCGCTGCGCCGGAGCTGGGAGCCTTGG GGTCCGCGGACCTCTCCTCGCTCTCGCTCGCCGTTTCCAGGACCACGG ATGAACTGG AGATCATCGACGAGTACATCAAGGAGAACGGCTTCGGCCTGGAGGGGGCGCCGCCGGGCCCGGGCGAGGGGCTGCCGCGCCTCGTGCCTCGCGGGGTGGCCTCCCTGAGCACCGTCACCCTGGGCCCCgcggcgcccccgcccccggccacGCCGTCGCCCTGGGGCTGCTCCCTGGGGCGGTCCGTGCCCCCGGCCCCGGGCCCCGGGCCGCGGCCGCACCTGGTCATCACCGAGCAGCCCAAGCAGCGCGGAATGCGCTTCCGCTACGAGTGCGAGGGCCGCTCAGCCGGCAGCATCCTCGGGGAGAGCAGCACCGAGGCCAGCAAGACGCTGCCCGCCATCGAG CTCCGGGATTGTGGAGGGCTTCGGGAGGTGGAGGTGACCGCCTGCCTGGTGTGGAAGGACTGGCCTCACCGAGTCCATCCCCACAGCCTCGTGGGGAAAGACTGCACCGACGGCGTCTGCAGGGTGAGGCTACGGCCTCATGTCAGCCCTCGGCACAG CTTTAACAATCTGGGCATCCAGTGTGTGAGGAAGAAGGAGATTGAGGCCGCCATCGAGCGCAAGATTCAGCTGGGCATCGACCCTTACAATG CTGGCTCCCTGAAGAACCATCAGGAGGTAGACATGAATGTCGTGAGGATCTGCTTCCAGGCCTCATACAGGGACCAGCAAGGACAGATGCGCCGCATGGACCCCGTGCTCTCTGAGCCTGTCTATGACAAGA AGTCCACAAACACGTCAGAGCTGCGGATTTGCCGAATCAACAAGGAGAGCGGGCCGTGCACGGGTGGCGAGGAGCTCTACCTGCTGTGTGATAAGGTGCAGAAAG AGGATATATCGGTGGTGTTTAGCAGGGCCTCCTGGGAAGGCCGGGCTGACTTCTCCCAGGCCGATGTGCACCGCCAGATTGCCATTGTGTTCAAGACACCACCCTATGAGGACCTGGAAATCGTTGAGCCTGTGACCGTAAACGTCTTCCTGCAGCGGCTTACTGACGGGGTCTGCAGTGAGCCTCTGCCCTTCACGTACCTGCCTCGGGACCATG ACAGTTATGGCGTGGACAAGAAGCGGAAACGGGGGATACCTGATGTCCTCGGGGAGCTGAAGAGCTCAG ACCCTCATGGCATCGAGAGCAAACGGCGGAAGAAAAAGCCAGCCTTCCTGGATCATTTCCTGCCCAACCCCAGCTCAG GCCCGTTCCTCCCGCCGTCAGCCTTGCTGCCAGACACAGACTTCTTCTCTGGCACCGTGTCCCTCCCCGGCCTGGAGCCCCCCGGTGGGCCGGACCTTCTGGACGACGGCTTTGCCTACGATGACGCCACGGCCCCCACACTTTTCACCATGCTGGACATGCTGCCCCCTGCGCCGCCACTCGTCAGCACTGTCACGGGCAATGGGGCTGCAGGGCCCGCAGTTGGAGATCCTTCCGGCCCTGAGCCAATGACGCTGGACTCATAccaggccccaggccccgggGACGGGGGCACGGCCAGCCTTGTGGGCAGCAACATGTTCCCCAACCAGTACCGGGAGGTGGGCTTTGGGGCAGGCCTCCTGTCTCCGGGGCCAGAGGCTACGTAG
- the RELB gene encoding transcription factor RelB isoform X2 → MPSRRVARPSAAPELGALGSADLSSLSLAVSRTTEIIDEYIKENGFGLEGAPPGPGEGLPRLVPRGVASLSTVTLGPAAPPPPATPSPWGCSLGRSVPPAPGPGPRPHLVITEQPKQRGMRFRYECEGRSAGSILGESSTEASKTLPAIELRDCGGLREVEVTACLVWKDWPHRVHPHSLVGKDCTDGVCRVRLRPHVSPRHSFNNLGIQCVRKKEIEAAIERKIQLGIDPYNAGSLKNHQEVDMNVVRICFQASYRDQQGQMRRMDPVLSEPVYDKKSTNTSELRICRINKESGPCTGGEELYLLCDKVQKEDISVVFSRASWEGRADFSQADVHRQIAIVFKTPPYEDLEIVEPVTVNVFLQRLTDGVCSEPLPFTYLPRDHDSYGVDKKRKRGIPDVLGELKSSDPHGIESKRRKKKPAFLDHFLPNPSSGPFLPPSALLPDTDFFSGTVSLPGLEPPGGPDLLDDGFAYDDATAPTLFTMLDMLPPAPPLVSTVTGNGAAGPAVGDPSGPEPMTLDSYQAPGPGDGGTASLVGSNMFPNQYREVGFGAGLLSPGPEAT, encoded by the exons ATGCCGAGTCGCCGCGTCGCCAGACCATCCGCTGCGCCGGAGCTGGGAGCCTTGG GGTCCGCGGACCTCTCCTCGCTCTCGCTCGCCGTTTCCAGGACCACGG AGATCATCGACGAGTACATCAAGGAGAACGGCTTCGGCCTGGAGGGGGCGCCGCCGGGCCCGGGCGAGGGGCTGCCGCGCCTCGTGCCTCGCGGGGTGGCCTCCCTGAGCACCGTCACCCTGGGCCCCgcggcgcccccgcccccggccacGCCGTCGCCCTGGGGCTGCTCCCTGGGGCGGTCCGTGCCCCCGGCCCCGGGCCCCGGGCCGCGGCCGCACCTGGTCATCACCGAGCAGCCCAAGCAGCGCGGAATGCGCTTCCGCTACGAGTGCGAGGGCCGCTCAGCCGGCAGCATCCTCGGGGAGAGCAGCACCGAGGCCAGCAAGACGCTGCCCGCCATCGAG CTCCGGGATTGTGGAGGGCTTCGGGAGGTGGAGGTGACCGCCTGCCTGGTGTGGAAGGACTGGCCTCACCGAGTCCATCCCCACAGCCTCGTGGGGAAAGACTGCACCGACGGCGTCTGCAGGGTGAGGCTACGGCCTCATGTCAGCCCTCGGCACAG CTTTAACAATCTGGGCATCCAGTGTGTGAGGAAGAAGGAGATTGAGGCCGCCATCGAGCGCAAGATTCAGCTGGGCATCGACCCTTACAATG CTGGCTCCCTGAAGAACCATCAGGAGGTAGACATGAATGTCGTGAGGATCTGCTTCCAGGCCTCATACAGGGACCAGCAAGGACAGATGCGCCGCATGGACCCCGTGCTCTCTGAGCCTGTCTATGACAAGA AGTCCACAAACACGTCAGAGCTGCGGATTTGCCGAATCAACAAGGAGAGCGGGCCGTGCACGGGTGGCGAGGAGCTCTACCTGCTGTGTGATAAGGTGCAGAAAG AGGATATATCGGTGGTGTTTAGCAGGGCCTCCTGGGAAGGCCGGGCTGACTTCTCCCAGGCCGATGTGCACCGCCAGATTGCCATTGTGTTCAAGACACCACCCTATGAGGACCTGGAAATCGTTGAGCCTGTGACCGTAAACGTCTTCCTGCAGCGGCTTACTGACGGGGTCTGCAGTGAGCCTCTGCCCTTCACGTACCTGCCTCGGGACCATG ACAGTTATGGCGTGGACAAGAAGCGGAAACGGGGGATACCTGATGTCCTCGGGGAGCTGAAGAGCTCAG ACCCTCATGGCATCGAGAGCAAACGGCGGAAGAAAAAGCCAGCCTTCCTGGATCATTTCCTGCCCAACCCCAGCTCAG GCCCGTTCCTCCCGCCGTCAGCCTTGCTGCCAGACACAGACTTCTTCTCTGGCACCGTGTCCCTCCCCGGCCTGGAGCCCCCCGGTGGGCCGGACCTTCTGGACGACGGCTTTGCCTACGATGACGCCACGGCCCCCACACTTTTCACCATGCTGGACATGCTGCCCCCTGCGCCGCCACTCGTCAGCACTGTCACGGGCAATGGGGCTGCAGGGCCCGCAGTTGGAGATCCTTCCGGCCCTGAGCCAATGACGCTGGACTCATAccaggccccaggccccgggGACGGGGGCACGGCCAGCCTTGTGGGCAGCAACATGTTCCCCAACCAGTACCGGGAGGTGGGCTTTGGGGCAGGCCTCCTGTCTCCGGGGCCAGAGGCTACGTAG
- the RELB gene encoding transcription factor RelB isoform X3, with protein MTETRDPVHKLEKEARPDPAGVKGSADLSSLSLAVSRTTDELEIIDEYIKENGFGLEGAPPGPGEGLPRLVPRGVASLSTVTLGPAAPPPPATPSPWGCSLGRSVPPAPGPGPRPHLVITEQPKQRGMRFRYECEGRSAGSILGESSTEASKTLPAIELRDCGGLREVEVTACLVWKDWPHRVHPHSLVGKDCTDGVCRVRLRPHVSPRHSFNNLGIQCVRKKEIEAAIERKIQLGIDPYNAGSLKNHQEVDMNVVRICFQASYRDQQGQMRRMDPVLSEPVYDKKSTNTSELRICRINKESGPCTGGEELYLLCDKVQKEDISVVFSRASWEGRADFSQADVHRQIAIVFKTPPYEDLEIVEPVTVNVFLQRLTDGVCSEPLPFTYLPRDHDSYGVDKKRKRGIPDVLGELKSSDPHGIESKRRKKKPAFLDHFLPNPSSGPFLPPSALLPDTDFFSGTVSLPGLEPPGGPDLLDDGFAYDDATAPTLFTMLDMLPPAPPLVSTVTGNGAAGPAVGDPSGPEPMTLDSYQAPGPGDGGTASLVGSNMFPNQYREVGFGAGLLSPGPEAT; from the exons ATGACAGAAACTAGGGATCCGGTCCATAAGTTAGAGAAGGAAGCAAGGCCAGATCCTGCGGGCGTTAAgg GGTCCGCGGACCTCTCCTCGCTCTCGCTCGCCGTTTCCAGGACCACGG ATGAACTGG AGATCATCGACGAGTACATCAAGGAGAACGGCTTCGGCCTGGAGGGGGCGCCGCCGGGCCCGGGCGAGGGGCTGCCGCGCCTCGTGCCTCGCGGGGTGGCCTCCCTGAGCACCGTCACCCTGGGCCCCgcggcgcccccgcccccggccacGCCGTCGCCCTGGGGCTGCTCCCTGGGGCGGTCCGTGCCCCCGGCCCCGGGCCCCGGGCCGCGGCCGCACCTGGTCATCACCGAGCAGCCCAAGCAGCGCGGAATGCGCTTCCGCTACGAGTGCGAGGGCCGCTCAGCCGGCAGCATCCTCGGGGAGAGCAGCACCGAGGCCAGCAAGACGCTGCCCGCCATCGAG CTCCGGGATTGTGGAGGGCTTCGGGAGGTGGAGGTGACCGCCTGCCTGGTGTGGAAGGACTGGCCTCACCGAGTCCATCCCCACAGCCTCGTGGGGAAAGACTGCACCGACGGCGTCTGCAGGGTGAGGCTACGGCCTCATGTCAGCCCTCGGCACAG CTTTAACAATCTGGGCATCCAGTGTGTGAGGAAGAAGGAGATTGAGGCCGCCATCGAGCGCAAGATTCAGCTGGGCATCGACCCTTACAATG CTGGCTCCCTGAAGAACCATCAGGAGGTAGACATGAATGTCGTGAGGATCTGCTTCCAGGCCTCATACAGGGACCAGCAAGGACAGATGCGCCGCATGGACCCCGTGCTCTCTGAGCCTGTCTATGACAAGA AGTCCACAAACACGTCAGAGCTGCGGATTTGCCGAATCAACAAGGAGAGCGGGCCGTGCACGGGTGGCGAGGAGCTCTACCTGCTGTGTGATAAGGTGCAGAAAG AGGATATATCGGTGGTGTTTAGCAGGGCCTCCTGGGAAGGCCGGGCTGACTTCTCCCAGGCCGATGTGCACCGCCAGATTGCCATTGTGTTCAAGACACCACCCTATGAGGACCTGGAAATCGTTGAGCCTGTGACCGTAAACGTCTTCCTGCAGCGGCTTACTGACGGGGTCTGCAGTGAGCCTCTGCCCTTCACGTACCTGCCTCGGGACCATG ACAGTTATGGCGTGGACAAGAAGCGGAAACGGGGGATACCTGATGTCCTCGGGGAGCTGAAGAGCTCAG ACCCTCATGGCATCGAGAGCAAACGGCGGAAGAAAAAGCCAGCCTTCCTGGATCATTTCCTGCCCAACCCCAGCTCAG GCCCGTTCCTCCCGCCGTCAGCCTTGCTGCCAGACACAGACTTCTTCTCTGGCACCGTGTCCCTCCCCGGCCTGGAGCCCCCCGGTGGGCCGGACCTTCTGGACGACGGCTTTGCCTACGATGACGCCACGGCCCCCACACTTTTCACCATGCTGGACATGCTGCCCCCTGCGCCGCCACTCGTCAGCACTGTCACGGGCAATGGGGCTGCAGGGCCCGCAGTTGGAGATCCTTCCGGCCCTGAGCCAATGACGCTGGACTCATAccaggccccaggccccgggGACGGGGGCACGGCCAGCCTTGTGGGCAGCAACATGTTCCCCAACCAGTACCGGGAGGTGGGCTTTGGGGCAGGCCTCCTGTCTCCGGGGCCAGAGGCTACGTAG